Genomic window (Asticcacaulis excentricus CB 48):
AGAAGCTCGAGCGCCTCCATCACCTGCGTAAAGGCCTTGCCCGCCGTGGCGATACCGATGCGCGGGCGCTCATGGGGCCAGACCACCGTGTCGAAGCCATTCAGCCGCGCAAAGGCCGAAGCGGCAGGCAGGCGATAGTGGCGGTGACGCGCTTCTTTTTCGGCGGGGGTGTCCTTGGCCCTTATGTGCAGACCATCGGCCGGCAGGTCGATCACCGGGTTGCGCGTATCGAAACGGTCGCTGAGATCAACGGCCGCCGAAGCATCCATCAGATCAGAAATCGTCTTCAGCGCCACCCAACCGCCATAGAAGCGCGACAGGGCGAGGCCCTTGACGCCGTATTCCAAAACCTCGGCGATGGTGGCTGGGCTAAGCACCGGAATTTCGGCGTCGATAAAGGCCAGTTCCGACTGGTTGGGCAGGGTCGAGGACTTGCAGGCGTGGTCATCGCCGACCACGGCCAAAACGCCGCCCAAGGGCGTCGTTCCGGCCATATTGGCGTGTTTGAGCACGTCGCCTGAGCGGTCCACGCCCGGCCCCTTGCCGTACCAGATGCCAAACACACCGTCATAGCGCGCGCCTTCAAACAATGGCACGTGCTGCGTGCCCCATACGGCGGTGGCCCCCAGGTCTTCGTTGATGGCCGGCTGCACGACGATGTTCAGCGGATCAAGCAGCGATTTGGCCTGCTGCAATTGCTGATCGTAATTGCCGAGCGGCGAGCCGCGATAGCCGGAAATAAACCCCGCTGTGCTGAGCCCGGCGCGCCGGTCTCTGCGCGCGATCATCAGCGGGAGCCGCACCAGCGCCTGAACCCCGCTCATAAAAGCGCGGCCCTCTTCGAGGACGTACTTGTCGCTTAGACTGACCTCAGCCGTTACCTTTGGCATCCTCGCTCCTGCTAACAAATTCTCGTTTGACGGAATTTTTTTGCAGGATGGCACGAAATCAGGAGAATGAATTTTCGAATTTCGTGTTATTAAAGGCATAGACAAAATGACATTCCGTTGCGGCGCTTTGCCGCAGAATGGGATGCCTTCTACAGATGGAATGCCCATGTCACGCAGTTCTGAAGGCCGTGGCCTTGACGATACCGACCGCAAAATCCTTCGATTGCTGCGCAGCAATTGTCGGCTGACAACGCAGGAAATCGCCGATCAGGTAGGCCTGTCCCCCACCCCTTGCTGGTCGCGCATCAAACGGATGGAGGAAAACGGCGTCATCACAGGCTATGTCGCCCTGCTGGATCCGGAACAGGTAGGTAAGCCCGATACGGTCATCGTCGAAATCAATATCGAATCGCACGACGATGAACGTATCGAAGCCTTTTCACGCTATGTGCTGAACCTACCCGAAGTGACCGACGCCTATCTTACGACAGGTGAGTACGATTATGTGCTTATCGCGGCGGTCGATGGGACGGAGGGCTATGAGCAGTTTTTGCGAAAGAAGCTGCTGAAATTTCCCGGCATCCGCCACACGCGCTCGACCTTCTGCCTTCGCCGCCTGAAACGCGAACCGTCACCGGCGGTCGGATAAGCCCGCAAACATAGGGCGTGATCTGCACCGTCTGGGCGTTACAGAGCGCCAGAAAATCCGGGGCCTAGACCGGTGTAAAACGGGTGCGATGGCTTAAAGAGCGCACACAGTGGTGCCCTCACAGCTCCTAAAAACCCGTCTTCAAAGATGCCGCACAAGCCTATATGGAGCGTTTTCAAAGGTCGTATTTACGAAGAAGGGGCTCTCCAACCCTCTGCGCAACTGTTTTCAGAAGCCAAAACGGCGCTCGACGTACCGCTTCGAGGTGACGGAAATAATAGGCCGTATATTCCATTTCCGCGCTGGCCCCTCGGTTTCGCTTAAACTGGGTCGCGCCGGAGGAGAGGTTGAACTGCAGTCCGCGTTCTAATGCAAAGCGGGTCGCACTGTGAAAACTCAGTCTGTAAAGCCCAAGGCTCTGAGGCAAGGCGGTATTATAGCCCAAGATCGGAGCTGTCGCGTAACGCCCGAAGTTATAAACCCCGCAAAAACCCTGGATAACGGCTGCCTTATCGCGCAGCACCCGGTAGTGGATCAGCCCAATCTTGTGGGTGAGCCGGAAAAAAGCTTCTGA
Coding sequences:
- a CDS encoding Lrp/AsnC family transcriptional regulator; this encodes MSRSSEGRGLDDTDRKILRLLRSNCRLTTQEIADQVGLSPTPCWSRIKRMEENGVITGYVALLDPEQVGKPDTVIVEINIESHDDERIEAFSRYVLNLPEVTDAYLTTGEYDYVLIAAVDGTEGYEQFLRKKLLKFPGIRHTRSTFCLRRLKREPSPAVG